A window of the Hordeum vulgare subsp. vulgare chromosome 5H, MorexV3_pseudomolecules_assembly, whole genome shotgun sequence genome harbors these coding sequences:
- the LOC123400139 gene encoding F-box protein At3g12350 isoform X1 translates to MATSLAAAAETALEDLPEDALLAILAFLAPADAAAAACACRALFAAASSPALPLALALRLGLPPPRPSPDACPASVRRLFRSLHRLRRLLGLWRRLPSSHSGSPSLVAFEWAPRATLAASLLTPSKRGLAVSKSPFVTLSIAESGDTVAALGEVPVCVNFVGDNHIVVEAASGEDEEEGMEGGSPPEEIYMHFANRRSPGAGRRRRERQGRRKGGRMEPEHFVRIPDAEPTKARPLQGLWKGVCENRTLEFYIISYDDIGGVTCRRVSENRGQNSGYSPVFWTTDATFLEPPFSERELDRYSCLEHIGVVTCGHTETWNKAVSRILCINSSYDLVHPHLLAPFDDTRNVEGRIWLYEDGTFGFGFTGSNSIIDLNHVSMDGCIIDTPY, encoded by the exons ATGGCGACCtctctggcggcggcggcggagacggcgcTGGAGGATCTGCCGGAGGATGCGCTGCTCGCGATCCTGGCCTTCCTCGCGCCggccgacgccgccgccgccgcctgcgcCTGTCGCGCCCTCTTCGCCGCGGCGTCTTCCCCGGCGCTCCCGCTCGCACTCGCGCTCCGCCTCGGCCTCCCGCCCCCGCGGCCCTCCCCAGATGCCTGCCCGGCCTCCGTGCGTCGCCTCTTCCGCTCACTCCAtaggctccgccgcctcctcggCCTTTGGcgccgcctcccctcctcccactccgGCTCGCCATCCCTCGTCGCGTTCGAGTGGGCTCCGCGCGCCACTCTCGCCGCCTCCCTCCTCACACCCTCCAAGCGCGGCCTCGCCGTATCCAAGTCCCCTTTTGTGACCCTCTCCATCGCGGAATCCGGTGACACGGTGGCGGCTCTCGGAGAGGTTCCGGTCTGCGTCAATTTCGTCGGGGACAACCACATTGTGGTGGAGGCGGCGTcgggggaagatgaggaggagggaaTGGAAGGAGGATCGCCGCCGGAGGAGATTTATATGCATTTCGCGAACCGTAGGAGCCCTGGGGCAGGGAGGAGAAGGCGGGAGAGACAGGGAAGGAGGAAAGGTGGTCGAATGGAGCCTGAACACTTTGTGAGGATTCCAGATGCTGAGCCGACCAAAGCGCGGCCGCTGCAGGGCCTGTGGAAG GGTGTATGCGAGAACAGGACTCTGGAATTTTACATTATCAGCTATGATGACATTGGTGGAGTGACTTGTAGACGAGTTAGTGAGAATAGGGGACAAAACTCAGGCTACTCCCCTGTCTTCTGGACTACAGATGCTACATTTCTTGAACCACCATTCTCTGAACGGGAGCTCGATCGTTATAGTTGCCTTGAGCATATTGGAGTTGTAACATGTGGCCATACAGAGACTTGGAACAAGGCAGTCTCTCGGATACTGTGCATCAATTCAAGTTATGACCTGGTTCATCCTCATCTGTTAGCTCCCTTCGATGATACCAGGAATGTAGAGGGGAGGATTTGGCTTTATGAAGATGGAACCTTTGGGTTTGGATTCACTGGAAGCAATTCAATTATAGATCTTAACCATGTCTCCATGGATGGTTGTATTATTGATACACCATACTAA
- the LOC123400139 gene encoding F-box protein At3g12350 isoform X2 → MATSLAAAAETALEDLPEDALLAILAFLAPADAAAAACACRALFAAASSPALPLALALRLGLPPPRPSPDACPASVRRLFRSLHRLRRLLGLWRRLPSSHSGSPSLVAFEWAPRATLAASLLTPSKRGLAVSKSPFVTLSIAESGDTVAALGEVPVCVNFVGDNHIVVEAASGEDEEEGMEGGSPPEEIYMHFANRRSPGAGRRRRERQGRRKGGRMEPEHFVRIPDAEPTKARPLQGLWKAIIDYVDWRRLRYLLD, encoded by the exons ATGGCGACCtctctggcggcggcggcggagacggcgcTGGAGGATCTGCCGGAGGATGCGCTGCTCGCGATCCTGGCCTTCCTCGCGCCggccgacgccgccgccgccgcctgcgcCTGTCGCGCCCTCTTCGCCGCGGCGTCTTCCCCGGCGCTCCCGCTCGCACTCGCGCTCCGCCTCGGCCTCCCGCCCCCGCGGCCCTCCCCAGATGCCTGCCCGGCCTCCGTGCGTCGCCTCTTCCGCTCACTCCAtaggctccgccgcctcctcggCCTTTGGcgccgcctcccctcctcccactccgGCTCGCCATCCCTCGTCGCGTTCGAGTGGGCTCCGCGCGCCACTCTCGCCGCCTCCCTCCTCACACCCTCCAAGCGCGGCCTCGCCGTATCCAAGTCCCCTTTTGTGACCCTCTCCATCGCGGAATCCGGTGACACGGTGGCGGCTCTCGGAGAGGTTCCGGTCTGCGTCAATTTCGTCGGGGACAACCACATTGTGGTGGAGGCGGCGTcgggggaagatgaggaggagggaaTGGAAGGAGGATCGCCGCCGGAGGAGATTTATATGCATTTCGCGAACCGTAGGAGCCCTGGGGCAGGGAGGAGAAGGCGGGAGAGACAGGGAAGGAGGAAAGGTGGTCGAATGGAGCCTGAACACTTTGTGAGGATTCCAGATGCTGAGCCGACCAAAGCGCGGCCGCTGCAGGGCCTGTGGAAG GCTATCATCGATTATGTTGATTGGAGACGACTGCGATATCTCTTGGATTGA
- the LOC123400139 gene encoding F-box protein At3g12350 isoform X3 has translation MATSLAAAAETALEDLPEDALLAILAFLAPADAAAAACACRALFAAASSPALPLALALRLGLPPPRPSPDACPASVRRLFRSLHRLRRLLGLWRRLPSSHSGSPSLVAFEWAPRATLAASLLTPSKRGLAVSKSPFVTLSIAESGDTVAALGEVPVCVNFVGDNHIVVEAASGEDEEEGMEGGSPPEEIYMHFANRRSPGAGRRRRERQGRRKGGRMEPEHFVRIPDAEPTKARPLQGLWKVEI, from the coding sequence ATGGCGACCtctctggcggcggcggcggagacggcgcTGGAGGATCTGCCGGAGGATGCGCTGCTCGCGATCCTGGCCTTCCTCGCGCCggccgacgccgccgccgccgcctgcgcCTGTCGCGCCCTCTTCGCCGCGGCGTCTTCCCCGGCGCTCCCGCTCGCACTCGCGCTCCGCCTCGGCCTCCCGCCCCCGCGGCCCTCCCCAGATGCCTGCCCGGCCTCCGTGCGTCGCCTCTTCCGCTCACTCCAtaggctccgccgcctcctcggCCTTTGGcgccgcctcccctcctcccactccgGCTCGCCATCCCTCGTCGCGTTCGAGTGGGCTCCGCGCGCCACTCTCGCCGCCTCCCTCCTCACACCCTCCAAGCGCGGCCTCGCCGTATCCAAGTCCCCTTTTGTGACCCTCTCCATCGCGGAATCCGGTGACACGGTGGCGGCTCTCGGAGAGGTTCCGGTCTGCGTCAATTTCGTCGGGGACAACCACATTGTGGTGGAGGCGGCGTcgggggaagatgaggaggagggaaTGGAAGGAGGATCGCCGCCGGAGGAGATTTATATGCATTTCGCGAACCGTAGGAGCCCTGGGGCAGGGAGGAGAAGGCGGGAGAGACAGGGAAGGAGGAAAGGTGGTCGAATGGAGCCTGAACACTTTGTGAGGATTCCAGATGCTGAGCCGACCAAAGCGCGGCCGCTGCAGGGCCTGTGGAAG